tttgtattaataattgacggaccaagcagacggccaacctgatgataagtggaaaccGTCGTATATAAACAGAGCACGTGCTGCAAAATGCCGCTCTGTGaacatcaatttgaggcgtaggtgttaagcatcatgtgactgtagttacaccggcaaccgcacccttcaaaacggaacacagcattgcaacaatgctgcttagcggcagataaaAGCATGGTGATATTACTTCCCCTGACAAGCTCTGccacaaatagctctactactactaagtatccactttttaaccgacttttaAGAAAAAAGGAGGATGTCCTCAATATATATacacttatttattactagctattgcccttatctatatatataaaagaaagctgTGTTAGTAACTCAAGAACTGCTGGACCAATTTGTATGATACAACATAATCATAacaatcatcaaaaaaaaaaatgatccgcggtacgaagttcgccgggacagctattatattatgaaaattaagctcaatttgctatactcagcgaaaagcaggagaatctgtatggtgtaatttataatttcttcaactcttatactccacaccatcttcacaacagatcttcggcaatgtaccctctacgcacgtttcgcttcgaaaccggagcatcttgagatgttgactttacaatgaataattaattgttaagaaaaattCACTTTCAAAGTCATATCCGCAAAgtcacgcctgcttctatccaatagctaCTTCCCGCATAATgcataactttgtttttttaactttgctTATATTGATGGAAAGTAGCAGAATTTCTAATATCAAGAAACGTAATATGGAATTTATTCCATACTAGTTGTTGCCtgcgacttagtctgcgtttgattttgttttttgatgtggcattaaatttagttgtagttctaaaaaaaattaaagtattcagtatcgctaagcctatgagggttttgctgctgtccgctgaggagttctgtcgtctatctccaaccacagtttgggcaaaattaaacacatattataacctctatagtacaaaaataattatttaaatcggttataatttgtctgagttatggtgtaaaatcgtcaaacactcatcccctctcccaaaggaaccgagcttaatgtcgggataaaaagtatcctatattacttctaacacttccaagaatatgtgtacaaagtttcatgaggatcggtaaagCAGTTTtagcttgaaagcgtaacaaacaaacttacttaaacatttataatattagtagggattatgtTTCTTGATATTAGAAATTTGGAAAAGAAAGAACATACCaaaaattatcatatttatataatactagctgaccccatcTGTCGGGCAGATCTGTGAATCTAAATTATCCAGGTCCAcctgtttaggaggagttcagtgacatacacacgcacagaagaaatatatatacaaagataCACATGCATTATaggaaaaagtttatttatatacaattttacatacttatattaatttactataaataagaCTGAACCtgagtttttttgttacttcgGAAAGACTTCTGCACCAATCTTGACAAAACTTTGGCACATACGAGTATTTAGCACTAGCTGTCATTTTCctcaaataaaaagtagcctatgttactctgcaCATTTTAACTATCCctatgccaaaaaaataaagttgattggttgtttagGGCACTATTGAtggacaagcaaacaaacactctttatATCAGCCAAGTATTTTAGGACAAACATTTCCAAACAGTTTTatcatatattcaaaatatgtttaaaacattaaataaaaattcttataaaataagttaaaagcAAACAAATAGCATTATCTTTATGTAACTAGATGTATCCTGTATGGTTACATGGCTCTTACTTTTCAGGTTGATTGTGAAAATATATCattttgatatttgttatttttttcatacacaATTGAACGCTTAAAAAGCTCATCATATTTtaacactattaaaatatatatatcttatataacctatatttgtacaatccaaaaaaaaatccttaaaaaacAACATAATGTTATACATGTTTAGTTGCAGTCTACTACAGTACATACACTACATATTAATTTAGTATACATCACCACtcaattgcaaatatattaaaaataataaaagattgtaattataaaaatgtcatAATATGTACAATATGATGGAATTATAACTTGTATTAGCTGTATGCCATaatcaaaaataagaaaaaaaaaactgaattaatGTTTTGTGTGCAGGAATTCTTTTACAGAATAAAAACACTTAACCACCAACCAGAttgcaaacaatattttttgtgccGCTATAACATGGTTTAgcatttaatttaacattttcacACAGAAGAGAATAAAAAAGCAGTTTGTACCTACTATAGCAAAATCActgtttttcatattattatgagCAAGATTTACTGCTATGCAACAAAGCTCTTATTAACTTTGTTATATTATCGTTTTTGGTTTAAATTGCTTGTTTATCAAGGAAGATAGAAGGCATTTAGGCTTCCCAAGCCACAATCCACATATTGCTCCATACAAACTTGCCTTTAACTGAGTCTGGAGCATCCAGCGCAAGGTATAGTGGTGCTTGGGCACACTCGTTGATCGTTTGGTGACCTTTTTGAGTGGTCATGTCTGTGTCCACAAAACCAGGATGCACTGAGTTTACTTTTATATCTGAAAATTAAagcaaaaacttttatattctatgcatacatttacattataaaGGGCAAGTAGGCTGTCTGCTTGGActgtcaaatattattataaaaattcttaCCTTGATCATTAAGTAGTCTCTGCTGTATTTTAGTCAATGCATTTATCCCAATTTTTGAAACAACATAAGGCGATATTCCCCACTCACCAACATGAGTGCCCATTTTGGCTGCATCTACGTATTCACGCATCAAGTTCGACAGCTCTGGTATTGTCAGAGAAGGATCTAGGAAACGCTGCCGCAGATTTTCACTGGGTATATATTTGAGTAGGGCGCTAGAACTGGATACGTTCACTACTCTAGCACCGTCACGCAGTAAAGGGAAGAGTTGTTCGCACGTTGAAAGTGTAGAAAAGTAGTTGACAAACAAGGTTTTCTCGGCCTGAACTGCGACCGATTCCATAGCGTTTTCTATAAACATAATGGCTGCGTTATTCACCAAAATATCAATGCCTCCATAAGATGCTTTTATGTAACTACTGAATATTTCGACACTTTTGATATCAGTGATGTCCAACTGGTGGTACTTTGGGCTCAAACCCTCTTTTTTCAGGTCTGCAACTGCTTTTTCCCCCTTCTCGACGTCGCGCGATGTCAGGTAAACAACGCCTTCGTATCTGTTGCAAAGTCCGCGGACTATAGCGAATCCTATCCCTTTATTGCTACCGGTTACGACAGCTACTTTTGAACTCATTTCCATATAATTTAATCTttaatccaatatttaaaatctaGCACCGGCGTTTTACACAAATCCAAACTTATCACCGAAAACATACTGAAAATCAATGACTGAAAACATACTGAAAATCAATGACTGAAAACAAATCTGCCGGCAccacagaccagtaaataaGGCGGCACTGTAAGTGTCACTTGTCAGCACAAAACACTGACAGGAAACAGAAATAAgtacaacgtgccgatttggcacacctaaaagccaaaaaagcaaaaaagaagaagataaaaatgCTGAGCATGCTAAACAGAAATGACAaaaattggaatttaaattAACGTCAGCTGCTCTTAgtttaacacatattttttcgcGATTAGAACGTAGTTGTAGCTTACAGTATTCCAGCATATCACAGGAATAAGAACACAATATCTTACATATACACGAAatctaataaagaaaaattgatttaattattattgttctgTAAGAACCCTTCCCAAAATACCCTTTCTGTTAATTCCTCAAGCATTCAAACCAAGTGTGAATGCTTGGATACAGAAAATGTTTTCACAGAGTTGTATGAATGGAATTAGGATTTGAAAATAAAGAcaacatacaaaaaataatcatttattttataaaaatatacagaatttactaaaaaagttattttatatacatttcatTTTGAATTCTATGTGTATACTATATAAATGCGACTTGTGGATATAATAATACACAAACATGGATAATAATGCTCCAGCAGAGTAGTCTCTTTCAATGTGACAATGgcaaaataatattgcttagTGCATGTTTAAAGCCACTCTAGCCATTCCTAGTGATATTAATAGAGGTCAATGCTCATCTTaaacatataaaacaatattaaacaatCTGGGTAATCTTACAAAAGtgctgtacaaataaaaagtgtttttataaatagatgTAAGTTTGTATATTGACAAAGTTTTCAATGATTTCCCATTTGTTATTAGggcaaataaaaaatcatgaTAATTTGAAGTTTTAGAAAGGGCACTTCAGATAACATCCCCTTTATCACTTTGAGCAGCCAGAATATAGAAAGGCAAATATTTACTGAAATAGCccattaagtattattataattattgccgctggatccaagcggctcagaaccgtggaacttggaactccctacaaaagacctatgcacCAGCAGTgtacgtctatcggttgatgtgatgatgatgatgtaattattgattttagtaGGACACAGCAAGGTACTAGTATTTCTCTTCTGGTATTTCACCGTCCCAAGACACAATCTTCTTGTTGTACCATATGAACTCACCTCTTACTGAATCTGGAGCATCCAGCGCCAGGAATAACGGAGCTTCTGCACCCTCATCAATCTTTAGGGGGCCTTTGTGCGAGGACATGTCTGTGTCCACATAACCAGGATGCACTGCATTTACTTTTATATCTGAAAATTAAAGTACAAACTTAGTTAACCAAGGGTTGgcaactttttaaaaatgtgcCCGGTGATCTAGAGTAAATCATCAATAGCCCATAacatccactgttggactaaataCTTCTGtgatgggagggtttgcccattattaccatgctgggcagacaggttggtgacCGCAATTGATGGTAGTAATAGTACAGAGGATGATGCTTCCTGGtgtccgttatattcccttagtttcCTTGTATGACACCCGCAAGAAGAGGATGGTAGTGGCAACTGTATACTGATCggccgtcaccacatggcaaATCAGAAAGGGTAAATAAGCTTGTACTCTTGTACCAGCTATActaagtcaagtcaagtcaaatatttctttattcaaataggcacatagatggcacttttgatgcattattatatacatagcagttagtagtgatggcgatgactacaatcgtaaacttaaaacaaaagctacgagggttccaattgcgccctggtttaagaaaaagcccacaaaaaacttagccgggtgttctttttgttatcaccatatcacattgtcattagagaatatttaagaagcaacctggttagagcaattgtttacacccaagcattttttttttttaagtaatcctatatactataataggacttttctataagctttcgcttaatacaaactttgaacttctttaggtTCACTAGataatgagaaaataaaaaggtacagGGAGTATACCTACCCATATTATGCTTAATAATGTTACAATCCTCAGTTGCTGTTAGCAAATTCTTTTTTTGACAGTTTGTCTGGTAATGATATACATTGGTTAAGCTGCATATATTTAGATTGAAGATATACGTTAGATGGCAGGTATAGGCTAGTGGCAAGGAGCTTATTGGCTGAGCAAATTCTTGCTTGGGGGATTGCCCTTAGCCGATGAAGTTCTACATTCACTTTTTGTTATTCAAGAATAAGCTCAATATCAAAAATGAAATTACCTCTGTCATTAAGCATTCTCTGCTGTATTTTAGTCAAGGCTGTTAAACCAACTTTGGAGACAACATATGATGAATTACCCCACTCAGCTGCCTGAGTGCCCAGTTTGGCTGCCTCTACGTATTCACGCATCAAGTTCGACAGCTCTGACACCGTCAGAGAAGGATCTTGGAGACGCTGCCGCAGATTTTCACTGGGTATATTAGTTAAATGGCCGCAAGAACTGGATATGTTCACCACTCGAGCGCCGTCACGCAGTAAAGGGAAGAGTTGTTCGCACGTTGAAAGTGTAGAAAAGTAGTTAACAAACAAAGTTTTCTCGGCCTGAACTGCGACCGATTCAGTTGCGTTTCGTTTAAATGCAATGGCTGCGTTATTCACCATAATGTCAATGCCTCCATAAGATGCTTTTATGTAACTACTGAATATTTCGACACTTTTGTTATCCGTGATGTCCAATTGGTGGAACTTTGGGCTCAAACCTTCTTTTTTCAGGTCAGCAACCGCTTTTTCCCCCCTTTCGACGTCGCGCGATGTAAGGTAAACAACGCCTTTGTATCTCTTGCAAAGTCCGCGAACTATCGCGAACCCTATCCCTTTGTTGCTACCGGTTACGACGGCTACTTTTAtactcatatttatttaatttgttttactcCAAAGTTTAAAATACGTAGGTACACGTATATACGTGTTAGTACGAGcacaagttatttatttactggtctgtgaAACAGTTAACACAGGCCTCAAAATGTCAAGTTTCAGGCGCAGACTACAAAAATGTGTCAGAAATTTATATgacatatggaattttactttgggttAATGCTGCTAATATTAGCACTATTATCGTGCTGCAGAAAGGTGCTGTtcgttaataaatttaaaggttttaaaataatgacagtgtatagtc
The sequence above is drawn from the Pararge aegeria chromosome 24, ilParAegt1.1, whole genome shotgun sequence genome and encodes:
- the LOC120634516 gene encoding carbonyl reductase [NADPH] 3-like, which codes for MEMSSKVAVVTGSNKGIGFAIVRGLCNRYEGVVYLTSRDVEKGEKAVADLKKEGLSPKYHQLDITDIKSVEIFSSYIKASYGGIDILVNNAAIMFIENAMESVAVQAEKTLFVNYFSTLSTCEQLFPLLRDGARVVNVSSSSALLKYIPSENLRQRFLDPSLTIPELSNLMREYVDAAKMGTHVGEWGISPYVVSKIGINALTKIQQRLLNDQDIKVNSVHPGFVDTDMTTQKGHQTINECAQAPLYLALDAPDSVKGKFVWSNMWIVAWEA
- the LOC120634592 gene encoding carbonyl reductase [NADPH] 1-like, which gives rise to MSIKVAVVTGSNKGIGFAIVRGLCKRYKGVVYLTSRDVERGEKAVADLKKEGLSPKFHQLDITDNKSVEIFSSYIKASYGGIDIMVNNAAIAFKRNATESVAVQAEKTLFVNYFSTLSTCEQLFPLLRDGARVVNISSSCGHLTNIPSENLRQRLQDPSLTVSELSNLMREYVEAAKLGTQAAEWGNSSYVVSKVGLTALTKIQQRMLNDRDIKVNAVHPGYVDTDMSSHKGPLKIDEGAEAPLFLALDAPDSVRGEFIWYNKKIVSWDGEIPEEKY